From the Quercus lobata isolate SW786 chromosome 6, ValleyOak3.0 Primary Assembly, whole genome shotgun sequence genome, one window contains:
- the LOC115995391 gene encoding uncharacterized protein LOC115995391, whose amino-acid sequence MIEERQAGAPYGVLLAVVVAMILAVPLLVGEQGEAITEAISELLSPVGLLLLPIILLLTIQFLSSDRGSFISSFFSTGEPDTIHRVSGSPFGVALVLVLILFLLYNRFSIFGGGDDSGD is encoded by the coding sequence atgatagaagaaaGACAAGCTGGTGCACCCTATGGTGTCCTACTAGCTGTAGTTGTGGCCATGATACTAGCTGTGCCACTCCTTGTTGGTGAGCAAGGTGAGGCCATCACTGAAGCCATTTCTGAGCTCTTGAGCCCAGTTGGGCTTCTTCTCCTCCCAATAATCCTCCTCCTCACAATCCAGTTCCTTTCCTCAGATCGTGGCTCCTTCATCTCTAGCTTCTTCTCAACTGGTGAGCCTGACACAATCCATAGGGTTAGTGGGTCACCCTTTGGGGTTGCACTAGTTTTGGTCCTCATTTTGTTTCTCTTGTACAATCGTTTCTCAATCtttggtggtggtgatgattCCGGTGATTAA
- the LOC115995491 gene encoding chaperone protein dnaJ 49, translating to MEGNKDEALRCVRIAEEAIASGDKERALKFIKIAQRLNQNLQADELLAACEKLDSGSPVSSVDKKVVTEDRSEFGPVKSDEGLNGERSYTEEHVELIRQIKRNKDYYDILGVEKNCAVEEIRRAYRKLSLKVHPDKNKAPGSEEAFKKVCKAFKCLSESDSRRQYDQTGLVEEFEHNQQYNVRRRRRRTAHDLFDDDIDADEIFRAFFGQGDMFRGSRVYRTRGMDGHQRENLQRGPNFFILLQLLPFLIIFLLAYLPFSEPDYSLHKNYSYQIPKMTEKHEVEFFVKSSAFENKYPLGSPARDNVEDNVIRDYKNMLGRYCHIELQRHHWNRKLPIPHCDKLRNFGVA from the coding sequence ATGGAGGGTAATAAGGATGAAGCATTGAGATGTGTTCGTATTGCTGAAGAAGCAATTGCGTCTGGTGATAAAGAGCGTGCGCTGAAATTTATTAAGATTGCACAACGCTTAAACCAGAATTTGCAAGCAGATGAGCTTTTGGCTGCATGTGAGAAGCTTGATTCAGGTTCTCCTGTGTCTTCTGTGGATAAAAAAGTTGTCACTGAGGATAGGAGTGAGTTTGGTCCAGTGAAATCTGATGAGGGATTAAATGGGGAGCGTAGTTATACTGAAGAACATGTTGAATTGATTAGGCAGATTAAGAGGAATAAGGATTATTATGATATTCTTGGTGTGGAAAAGAATTGTGCGGTTGAGGAGATTAGGAGGGCATATAGGAAGTTGTCGTTGAAAGTTCATCCTGATAAGAATAAGGCTCCTGGTTCTGAAGAGGCATTTAAGAAAGTATGCAAGGCGTTCAAGTGTTTAAGTGAAAGTGATTCGAGGAGACAGTATGATCAGACGGGTTTGGTTGAGGAATTTGAGCACAACCAGCAATATAATGTTAGGCGGAGAAGGAGGAGAACGGCACATGACTTGTTTGATGACGATATTGATGCTGATGAGATATTCAGGGCTTTTTTTGGTCAGGGAGACATGTTTCGAGGAAGCCGTGTTTATAGGACTAGAGGAATGGATGGTCATCAGAGGGAGAATTTGCAACGAGGACCtaatttttttatcctcctTCAATTATTGCCATTTCTGATAATTTTCTTGCTTGCATATCTGCCTTTTTCCGAGCCCGACTATTCTTTGCATAAGAATTACTCTTACCAGATTCCTAAGATGACTGAAAAACATGAAGTGGAATTTTTTGTCAAATCATCAGCGTTTGAGAATAAATATCCTCTTGGAAGTCCTGCCCGAGATAATGTTGAGGACAATGTGATCAGGGATTACAAAAATATGCTTGGCCGCTACTGTCACATAGAGCTCCAGAGGCATCATTGGAATAGAAAGCTGCCAATTCCTCACTGTGATAAGCTACGTAACTTTGGAGTAGCATGA